The following proteins come from a genomic window of Girardinichthys multiradiatus isolate DD_20200921_A chromosome 8, DD_fGirMul_XY1, whole genome shotgun sequence:
- the coq4 gene encoding ubiquinone biosynthesis protein COQ4 homolog, mitochondrial isoform X1, producing MWHRLSNPFLRLNQRQGSLTSKGFKAVRAHRLHTGSAELTYSCYDGLYPGHIQTTSFQKALLAVGSGVAALQNPYRHDMVAVLGETTGHLALLNLRDRMRNDPEGYTILTERPRIRLSTLDLENMASLPDGSFGREYLRFLEDNKVTPDSRAEVKFVDNEELAYIMLRYREVHDLLHTLLGMPTNMLGEVAVKWFEAAQTGLPMCALGAVLGPLRLNSSRLESLFTSLGPWALQNGRRARCVLCIFYERRWEQSLEDLRQELNIEPPPVILRASNKRNT from the exons ATGTGGCATCGCTTGTCGAATCCGTTCTTACGGCTAAATCAGAGGCAGGGGTCTTTAACATCTAAAGGTTTTAAAG CTGTGCGCGCCCACCGACTGCACACCGGCAGTGCTGAACTGACATACAGTTGCTATGATGGGCTGTACCCCGGACACATCCAGACCACCTCCTTCCAGAAAGCACTGCTGGCCGTTGGATCGGGTGTGGCGGCTCTGCAGAACCCCTACAGACACG ACATGGTTGCTGTGCTGGGAGAGACTACAGGACATTTAGCTCTTCTAAATCTCAGGGACCGGATGAGAAATGACCCTGAGGGTTACACGATCCTGAC AGAGAGGCCAAGGATCCGCCTGTCTACACTTGATCTGGAAAACATGGCCTCCCTACCTGATGGATCTTTTGGGCGAGAGTATCTCAGATTTCTGGAGgataat AAAGTGACGCCTGACTCTAGAGCGGAGGTGAAGTTTGTAGACAACGAGGAGCTAGCCTATATCATGCTGAGATACAGAGAGGTCCATGACTTGTTGCACACTTTACTAGGCATGCCCACCAACATGCTGG GTGAGGTGGCAGTGAAATGGTTCGAAGCTGCTCAGACGGGGCTTCCCATGTGTGCCCTGGGTGCTGTACTGGGGCCACTTCGGCTGAATTCAAG TCGTTTGGAATCGCTCTTCACATCTTTGGGCCCCTGGGCCCTGCAGAACGGCAGGCGGGCCCGCTGTGTCCTCTGCATTTTTTATGAGAGGCGATGGGAGCAGAGCCTGGAGGACCTCAGACAGGAGCTCAACATCGAGCCTCCTCCAGTCATACTCAGAGCCTCAAACAAGAGGAACACCTGA
- the coq4 gene encoding ubiquinone biosynthesis protein COQ4 homolog, mitochondrial isoform X2: MWHRLSNPFLRLNQRQGSLTSKGFKAVRAHRLHTGSAELTYSCYDGLYPGHIQTTSFQKALLAVGSGVAALQNPYRHDMVAVLGETTGHLALLNLRDRMRNDPEGYTILTERPRIRLSTLDLENMASLPDGSFGREYLRFLEDNKVTPDSRAEVKFVDNEELAYIMLRYREVHDLLHTLLGMPTNMLVVWNRSSHLWAPGPCRTAGGPAVSSAFFMRGDGSRAWRTSDRSSTSSLLQSYSEPQTRGTPEKKAEEELFHKL, translated from the exons ATGTGGCATCGCTTGTCGAATCCGTTCTTACGGCTAAATCAGAGGCAGGGGTCTTTAACATCTAAAGGTTTTAAAG CTGTGCGCGCCCACCGACTGCACACCGGCAGTGCTGAACTGACATACAGTTGCTATGATGGGCTGTACCCCGGACACATCCAGACCACCTCCTTCCAGAAAGCACTGCTGGCCGTTGGATCGGGTGTGGCGGCTCTGCAGAACCCCTACAGACACG ACATGGTTGCTGTGCTGGGAGAGACTACAGGACATTTAGCTCTTCTAAATCTCAGGGACCGGATGAGAAATGACCCTGAGGGTTACACGATCCTGAC AGAGAGGCCAAGGATCCGCCTGTCTACACTTGATCTGGAAAACATGGCCTCCCTACCTGATGGATCTTTTGGGCGAGAGTATCTCAGATTTCTGGAGgataat AAAGTGACGCCTGACTCTAGAGCGGAGGTGAAGTTTGTAGACAACGAGGAGCTAGCCTATATCATGCTGAGATACAGAGAGGTCCATGACTTGTTGCACACTTTACTAGGCATGCCCACCAACATGCTGG TCGTTTGGAATCGCTCTTCACATCTTTGGGCCCCTGGGCCCTGCAGAACGGCAGGCGGGCCCGCTGTGTCCTCTGCATTTTTTATGAGAGGCGATGGGAGCAGAGCCTGGAGGACCTCAGACAGGAGCTCAACATCGAGCCTCCTCCAGTCATACTCAGAGCCTCAAACAAGAGGAACACCTGAAAAAAAGGCGGAAGAAGAACTTTTTCACAAACTGTAG